One Sebastes umbrosus isolate fSebUmb1 chromosome 6, fSebUmb1.pri, whole genome shotgun sequence DNA window includes the following coding sequences:
- the grm6a gene encoding glutamate receptor, metabotropic 6a — protein MTSSGPAPYPPPLHQCHHHPVLFWIGWTPCQSSLWPRLLLSLWLWIGGQVVQVSTSHQHFHPHSIKIPGDITLGGLFPVHSRGPHGLPCGELKKEAGIHRMEAMLYALDQINSDPELLPNITLGARILDTCSRDTYALEQSLTFVQALIQKDTSDIRCSNGEPPIIRKPERVVGVIGASASSVSIMVANILRLFEIPQVSYASTAPELSDNNRYDFFSRVVPPDSYQAQAMLDIVKALGWNYVSTLASEGNYGESGVDAFMQISREAGGVCIAQSVKIPREPTPGLFDKIIIRLMETSNARGVIIFANEDDIKRVLEAAKRANLTGQFLFVGSDSWGAKSSPIMELEDVAEGAVTILPKRVSIDGFDQYFMSRSLENNRRNIWFNEFWEDDFRCKLTRPGIKLDPDKKKCTGEERIGRDSSYEQEGKVQFVIDAVYAVAYALHSMHLDLCPSSSGVCSDMDPVEGRSLLDYIRAVNFNGSAGTSVLFNENGDAPGRYDIFQFQMTNHSHPGYHVIGQWTNNLKLNLEEMQWSGGDKLVPESICSFPCKPGERKKMVKGVPCCWHCELCDGYQYQLDEFNCETCPLDMRPTPNRTDCRPTPIIKLEWNSPFALVPASLAMLGILATSAVVITFIRFNDTPIVRASGRELSYVLLTGIFLIYLITFLMIAEPGAVACAFRRLLLGLGMAITYSAMLTKTNRIYRIFEQGQKSVTPPKFISPSSQLIITFILISVQILGVFVWFAVVPPHTIIDYEEQRPPNPDQARGILKCDMSDLSIICCLSYSIVLMVTCTVYAVKSRGVPETFNEAKPIGFTMYTTCIIWLAFVPIFFGTAQSTEKMFIQTATLTVSMSLSAFVSLGMLYLPKVYVIICHPEQNVQKRKRSFKAVAQAARVSQRSVTEKQNGETKIEPDRSQ, from the exons atgacatcatcaggccccgccccctacccccctcccctccaccaatgtcatcatcatcctgtCTTGTTCTGGATTGGATGGACACCCTGTCAGTCCTCACTGTGGCCCcgcctcctcctgtctctctggCTGTGGATTGGTGGACAGGTGGTACAGGTGAGCACCTCCCACCAGCACTTCCACCCTCACTCCATAAAGATACCTGGTGACATAACTCTGGGGGGGCTGTTCCCCGTCCACTCCCGCGGCCCCCACGGTCTGCCCTGTGgagagctgaagaaggaggcggggATCCACCGTATGGAGGCCATGTTGTATGCTCTGGACCAGATCAACAGCGACCCAGAGCTGCTGCCCAACATCACGCTGGGGGCCCGCATCCTCGACACCTGCTCCAGAGACACCTACGCCCTGGAACAGTCCCTCACCTTCGTCCAGGCGCTTATCCAGAAAGACACGTCCGACATCCGCTGCTCCAACGGAGAGCCGCCCATCATCCGCAAACCAGAGAGGGTGGTAGGAGTGATCGGAGCGTCGGCCAGCTCCGTGTCCATCATGGTGGCCAACATCCTGAGACTGTTTGAG ATCCCCCAGGTGAGCTATGCATCGACGGCTCCAGAGCTCAGCGACAACAACCGCTACGACTTCTTCTCTCGGGTGGTTCCTCCGGACTCGTACCAGGCTCAGGCCATGCTGGACATCGTCAAAGCTCTGGGCTGGAACTACGTCTCCACGCTCGCCTCCGAGGGAAACTACGGAGAGAGCGGCGTTGACGCCTTCATGCAGATCTCCAGAGAGGCTG gtGGGGTGTGTATCGCTCAGTCGGTGAAGATTCCTCGCGAGCCGACACCCGGATTGTTCGACAAGATCATCATACGTCTGATGGAGACGAGTAACGCCAGAGGAGTGATCATCTTCGCCAACGAGGACGACAtcaa GCGTGTCCTTGAGGCGGCGAAGCGTGCTAACCTGACGGGCCAATTCCTGTTTGTGGGATCGGACAGCTGGGGAGCAAAGAGTTCACCAATCATGGAGCTGGAGGACGTCGCCGAGGGCGCGGTGACAATCCTGCCCAAACGGGTTTCAATAGACG gCTTCGATCAGTACTTCATGTCTCGTTCTCTGGAGAACAACCGCAGGAACATCTGGTTCAATGAGTTCTGGGAGGACGACTTCAGGTGTAAATTGACCCGGCCTGGAATCAAACTGGACCCCGACAAGAAGAAATGTACAG GCGAGGAGAGGATCGGTCGGGACTCGTCCTACGAGCAGGAGGGGAAGGTTCAGTTTGTGATCGACGCGGTCTACGCCGTCGCTTACGCTCTGCACAGCATGCACCTGGATCTGTGTCCCAGCAGCTCCGGAGTCTGCAGCGACATGGACCCTGTGGAGGGACGCTCGCTGCTCGACTACATTAGAGCCGTCAACTTCAACg GAAGTGCAGGTACGAGTGTTTTGTTCAATGAGAACGGAGATGCTCCCGGCCGTTACGACATCTTCCAATTCCAgatgaccaatcacagccatCCTGGTTACCATGTCATCGGCCAGTGGACCAATAACCTGAAACTCAAT cTGGAGGAGATGCAGTGGTCTGGAGGAGATAAATTAGTTCCAGAGTCCATCTGTAGTTTTCCCTGTAAaccaggagagagaaagaagatggTGAAAGGAGTTCCCTGCTGCTGGCACTGTGAG ctctgtgaTGGATACCAGTACCAGTTGGATGAGTTTAACTGTGAGACCTGTCCGTTAGACATGCGCCCCACCCCCAACAGAACTGACTGTCGTCCGACACCGATCATCAAACTTGAGTGGAACTCCCCCTTCGCCCTAGTGCCGGCCTCGCTCGCCATGCTCGGTATCCTAGCAACCAGCGCCGTGGTGATCACCTTCATCCGCTTCAATGACACACCCATCGTCAGGGCGTCCGGGAGGGAGCTCAGCTATGTCCTACTGACAG GTATCTTCCTGATCTACCTGATCACCTTCCTGATGATCGCGGAGCCAGGTGCGGTGGCTTGTGCCTTCCGTCGCCTCCTGCTGGGCCTCGGCATGGCCATCACCTACTCCGCCATGTTGACCAAAACCAACCGCATTTACCGCATCTTTGAACAGGGCCAGAAGTCGGTGACCCCGCCCAAATTCATCAGCCCCAGCTCCCAgctcatcatcaccttcatcctCATCTCCGTCCAG ATCCTCGGGGTGTTTGTGTGGTTCGCCGTTGTCCCCCCTCACACCATCATTGACTACGAGGAGCAGCGCCCCCCTAACCCCGACCAGGCCCGAGGCATCCTGAAATGTGACATGTCtgacctgtcaatcatctgCTGCCTCAGCTACAGCATCGTACTCATG GTAACATGTACGGTGTACGCAGTGAAGAGTCGCGGTGTTCCGGAGACGTTCAACGAAGCGAAGCCGATTGGATTCACAATGTACACCACCTGCATCATCTGGCTCGCCTTTGTACCAATCTTCTTTGGTACTGCCCAGTCCACGGAGAAG ATGTTCATCCAGACAGCCACTCTGACCGTCTCCATGTCTCTCAGTGCGTTCGTCTCTCTCGGGATGCTCTACTTGCCCAAAGTTTACGTCATCATTTGTCATCCCGAACAGAACGtccagaagaggaagagaagctTCAAG GCCGTTGCCCAAGCTGCCAGAGTGTCTCAAAGATCTGTAACTGAGAAACAGAACGGAGAGACGAAGATTGAACCTGACAGATCGCAGTAA
- the srpk3 gene encoding SRSF protein kinase 3 isoform X1, translating to MLIAVAAGTSNAAATGKKHRRRGKKHRRVRTDENRPDDLCDLQSQNANSSLAPAPQQSYPQTTRLPPQNTPETTSSPPNTPTCTEDFHESTSTPQQNHPHTSTLPAETTPLPPRSVSRTHSPPPQNTLQTPPPSLDTVDAPVAHLAPPDSTFQTTPLPHLNTHLTAPLTPQIFSQSPSATSQNPAHSPSQSPPTVNRNITQNSFRSPHRTLRNASLPEGQTDPSKSPPTISNNITHNASESPSVSAQHPAKAPPTPPLSPPHPDPFLLTSVTFTSSVSSHLYSPVCSSASVLRSLDSLSPHIGLPPVMMSSATPQMATPPLTLSPPPPALTPPPVQLLGSDDEEQEDPSDYCKGGYYPVKIGDLFNGRYHVVRKLGWGHFSTVWLCWDLQRKRFVALKVVKSAPHYTETALDEIKLLRCVRDSDPSDPYRETIVQLIDDFKISGVNGVHVCMVLEVLGHQLLKWIIKSNYMGLPLVCVKTIIRQVLQGLDYLHTKCKIIHTDIKPENILLDVDEVYIRRLAAEATVWQRAGAPPPSGSSVSMAPRDPQDGKLTKNKKKKMKRKAKRQDRLLEERLVDIQRMEDEDGVSLQPDDTDTNCSLVVNCNTSCSAANSKASSESTCSWLEDRCNGHDPGRFSSPASGLSGFSSSVISATSESALSTQSGYSSGRDLFSASDFVLSPLDPQNAHRLRVKIADLGNACWVHKHFTEDIQTRQYRALEVLIGAEYGPPADIWSTACMAFELATGDYLFEPHSGEDYTRDEDHIAHVIELLGPIPLPFGLSGRYSREYFNRRGELRHISSLKPWGLFEVLLEKYEWPLDQAAQFSDFLLTMLELQPESRATAAQCLQHAWLHT from the exons ATGCTGATAG CAGTCGCTGCAGGAACCAGCAACGCTGCCGCCACCGGCAAGAAGCACCGGCGGCGAGGCAAAAAACACCGTCGAGTCCGAACAGACGAGAACCG GCCTGATGACCTCTGTGATCTTCAGAGTCAAAATGCCAACAGCAGCCTTGCTCCAGCACCGCAGCAGAGTTACCCCCAAACCACCCGGCTGCCCCCCCAAAATACTCCAGAAACAACATCATCACCACCAAATACGCCAACATGTACTGAAGATTTCCACGAATCCACTTCAACACCCCAACAAAACCACCCACACACCAGCACGTTACCCGCGGAAACCACCCCGTTGCCCCCCAGGAGTGTCTCTCGAACCCACTCACCACCCCCCCAGAACACCCTCCAGACCCCACCACCCAGTCTAGATACAGTAGATGCCCCTGTAGCACACCTGGCACCTCCTGACAGTACCTTCCAAACCACCCCGCTGCCCCATCTAAACACCCACCTGACGGCACCATTGACACCTCAGATTTTCAGCCAATCACCTTCTGCGACATCTCAAAATCCCGCCCACAGTCCCAGCCAATCACCACCAACCGTTAACCGAAATATTACCCAGAATTCCTTCAGATCACCTCATAGAACTCTTCGAAATGCCAGTTTGCCTGAAGGCCAAACAGATCCCTCCAAATCACCTCCAACCATATCAAACAATATTACCCACAATGCCTCTGAATCACCGTCAGTTTCTGCCCAGCATCCTGCCAAAGCTCCTCCCACCCCACCGTTAAGCCCCCCCCACCCCGACCCCTTCCTGCTGACCTCAGTGACCTTCACCTCCAGTGTCTCGTCCCATCTCTACTCCCCCGTCTGCTCGTCTGCCTCCGTCCTCCGCTCCCTCGACTCTCTGAGCCCCCACATTGGTCTGCCTCccgtgatgatgtcatcagccaCCCCACAAATGGCCACACCCCCTTTGACTCTGAGCCCGCCCCCTCCTGCGTTGACCCCGCCCCCTGTACAGCTGCTGGGCTCTGATGATGAAGAGCAGGAAGACCCTTCAGATTATTGCAAAG gtgGTTACTACCCGGTGAAGATCGGTGATCTGTTTAATGGGCGGTACCATGTGGTCAGAAAACTGGGCTGGGGACATTTTTCTACAGTCTGGCTCTGCTGGGACCTGCA GAGGAAGCGTTTTGTGGCGTTGAAAGTGGTAAAGAGTGCTCCACATTACACCGAGACAGCTCTGGACGAGATCAAACTGCTCAGATGT GTGAGAGACAGTGACCCCTCTGACCCCTACAGAGAGACCATCGTCCAGCTGATTGACGACTTCAAGATCTCTGGAGTCAACGGAGTCC ATGTCTGTATGGTTCTGGAGGTTTTGGGTCATCAGCTGTTGAAATGGATCATTAAGTCAAACTACATGGGACTTCCTCTGGTGTGCGTCAAGACCATCATcagacag gtgCTGCAGGGTCTAGACTACCTCCACACTAAGTGTAAGATCATCCACACTGACATCAAACCAGAGAACATCTTATTGGACGTCGACGAGGTTTACATAAGGAGATTGGCAGCTGAGGCAACCGTCTGGCAGAGAGCTGGAGCCCCGCCCCCTTCCGGGTCATCAG TTAGCATGGCTCCCAGGGATCCACAG GACGGTAAGCTGAcgaagaacaagaagaaaaagatgaagaggaaagCGAAGCGTCAAGATAGACTGTTGGAGGAGAGACTGGTTGATATACAG aggatggaggatgaGGACGGTGTGTCATTACAACCTGACGACACCGACACTAACT GCTCTCTGGTCGTCAATTGCAACACTTCCTGCTCCGCAGCCAACAGCAAAGCGAGCTCAGAGTCCACCTGCTCCTGGCTGGAGGACAGGTGTAATGGCCACGACCCAGGACGGTTCTCCAGCCCCGCCTCCGGGCTATCGGGCTTCTCCAGCTCTGTGATATCAGCGACATCTGAGTCAGCACTTTCTACTCAGTCAGGATACTCGAGCGGACGAGACT tgttCAGTGCGTCGGACTTCGTCCTCAGTCCTCTGGATCCTCAGAACGCCCACAGACTGAGAGTGAAGATCGCTGATCTGGGAAATGCATGCTGGGTG CACAAACACTTCACAGAGGACATTCAGACCAGACAGTACAGAGCTCTGGAGGTTCTGATTGGAGCAGAGTATGGACCACCTGCTGACATCTGGAGCACTGCCTGCAtg GCGTTTGAGTTGGCAACGGGAGACTACCTGTTTGAACCTCATTCAGGAGAAGATTACACCAGAGACGAAG ATCACATCGCTCACGTCATCGAGCTGCTCGGACCGATTCCTCTGCCCTTTGGTTTGTCTGGCAGGTACTCCAGAGAGTACTTCAACAGGCGAG GTGAGCTGCGTCACATCTCCAGCCTGAAGCCGTGGGGTCTGTTCGAGGTGCTGTTGGAGAAGTACGAGTGGCCGCTGGATCAGGCGGCTCAGTtcagtgacttcctgttgacCATGTTGGAGCTGCAGCCTGAAAGCAGAGCGACTGCAGCGCAGTGTCTGCAGCATGCATGGCtgcacacatag
- the srpk3 gene encoding SRSF protein kinase 3 isoform X2 gives MLIVAAGTSNAAATGKKHRRRGKKHRRVRTDENRPDDLCDLQSQNANSSLAPAPQQSYPQTTRLPPQNTPETTSSPPNTPTCTEDFHESTSTPQQNHPHTSTLPAETTPLPPRSVSRTHSPPPQNTLQTPPPSLDTVDAPVAHLAPPDSTFQTTPLPHLNTHLTAPLTPQIFSQSPSATSQNPAHSPSQSPPTVNRNITQNSFRSPHRTLRNASLPEGQTDPSKSPPTISNNITHNASESPSVSAQHPAKAPPTPPLSPPHPDPFLLTSVTFTSSVSSHLYSPVCSSASVLRSLDSLSPHIGLPPVMMSSATPQMATPPLTLSPPPPALTPPPVQLLGSDDEEQEDPSDYCKGGYYPVKIGDLFNGRYHVVRKLGWGHFSTVWLCWDLQRKRFVALKVVKSAPHYTETALDEIKLLRCVRDSDPSDPYRETIVQLIDDFKISGVNGVHVCMVLEVLGHQLLKWIIKSNYMGLPLVCVKTIIRQVLQGLDYLHTKCKIIHTDIKPENILLDVDEVYIRRLAAEATVWQRAGAPPPSGSSVSMAPRDPQDGKLTKNKKKKMKRKAKRQDRLLEERLVDIQRMEDEDGVSLQPDDTDTNCSLVVNCNTSCSAANSKASSESTCSWLEDRCNGHDPGRFSSPASGLSGFSSSVISATSESALSTQSGYSSGRDLFSASDFVLSPLDPQNAHRLRVKIADLGNACWVHKHFTEDIQTRQYRALEVLIGAEYGPPADIWSTACMAFELATGDYLFEPHSGEDYTRDEDHIAHVIELLGPIPLPFGLSGRYSREYFNRRGELRHISSLKPWGLFEVLLEKYEWPLDQAAQFSDFLLTMLELQPESRATAAQCLQHAWLHT, from the exons ATGCTGATAG TCGCTGCAGGAACCAGCAACGCTGCCGCCACCGGCAAGAAGCACCGGCGGCGAGGCAAAAAACACCGTCGAGTCCGAACAGACGAGAACCG GCCTGATGACCTCTGTGATCTTCAGAGTCAAAATGCCAACAGCAGCCTTGCTCCAGCACCGCAGCAGAGTTACCCCCAAACCACCCGGCTGCCCCCCCAAAATACTCCAGAAACAACATCATCACCACCAAATACGCCAACATGTACTGAAGATTTCCACGAATCCACTTCAACACCCCAACAAAACCACCCACACACCAGCACGTTACCCGCGGAAACCACCCCGTTGCCCCCCAGGAGTGTCTCTCGAACCCACTCACCACCCCCCCAGAACACCCTCCAGACCCCACCACCCAGTCTAGATACAGTAGATGCCCCTGTAGCACACCTGGCACCTCCTGACAGTACCTTCCAAACCACCCCGCTGCCCCATCTAAACACCCACCTGACGGCACCATTGACACCTCAGATTTTCAGCCAATCACCTTCTGCGACATCTCAAAATCCCGCCCACAGTCCCAGCCAATCACCACCAACCGTTAACCGAAATATTACCCAGAATTCCTTCAGATCACCTCATAGAACTCTTCGAAATGCCAGTTTGCCTGAAGGCCAAACAGATCCCTCCAAATCACCTCCAACCATATCAAACAATATTACCCACAATGCCTCTGAATCACCGTCAGTTTCTGCCCAGCATCCTGCCAAAGCTCCTCCCACCCCACCGTTAAGCCCCCCCCACCCCGACCCCTTCCTGCTGACCTCAGTGACCTTCACCTCCAGTGTCTCGTCCCATCTCTACTCCCCCGTCTGCTCGTCTGCCTCCGTCCTCCGCTCCCTCGACTCTCTGAGCCCCCACATTGGTCTGCCTCccgtgatgatgtcatcagccaCCCCACAAATGGCCACACCCCCTTTGACTCTGAGCCCGCCCCCTCCTGCGTTGACCCCGCCCCCTGTACAGCTGCTGGGCTCTGATGATGAAGAGCAGGAAGACCCTTCAGATTATTGCAAAG gtgGTTACTACCCGGTGAAGATCGGTGATCTGTTTAATGGGCGGTACCATGTGGTCAGAAAACTGGGCTGGGGACATTTTTCTACAGTCTGGCTCTGCTGGGACCTGCA GAGGAAGCGTTTTGTGGCGTTGAAAGTGGTAAAGAGTGCTCCACATTACACCGAGACAGCTCTGGACGAGATCAAACTGCTCAGATGT GTGAGAGACAGTGACCCCTCTGACCCCTACAGAGAGACCATCGTCCAGCTGATTGACGACTTCAAGATCTCTGGAGTCAACGGAGTCC ATGTCTGTATGGTTCTGGAGGTTTTGGGTCATCAGCTGTTGAAATGGATCATTAAGTCAAACTACATGGGACTTCCTCTGGTGTGCGTCAAGACCATCATcagacag gtgCTGCAGGGTCTAGACTACCTCCACACTAAGTGTAAGATCATCCACACTGACATCAAACCAGAGAACATCTTATTGGACGTCGACGAGGTTTACATAAGGAGATTGGCAGCTGAGGCAACCGTCTGGCAGAGAGCTGGAGCCCCGCCCCCTTCCGGGTCATCAG TTAGCATGGCTCCCAGGGATCCACAG GACGGTAAGCTGAcgaagaacaagaagaaaaagatgaagaggaaagCGAAGCGTCAAGATAGACTGTTGGAGGAGAGACTGGTTGATATACAG aggatggaggatgaGGACGGTGTGTCATTACAACCTGACGACACCGACACTAACT GCTCTCTGGTCGTCAATTGCAACACTTCCTGCTCCGCAGCCAACAGCAAAGCGAGCTCAGAGTCCACCTGCTCCTGGCTGGAGGACAGGTGTAATGGCCACGACCCAGGACGGTTCTCCAGCCCCGCCTCCGGGCTATCGGGCTTCTCCAGCTCTGTGATATCAGCGACATCTGAGTCAGCACTTTCTACTCAGTCAGGATACTCGAGCGGACGAGACT tgttCAGTGCGTCGGACTTCGTCCTCAGTCCTCTGGATCCTCAGAACGCCCACAGACTGAGAGTGAAGATCGCTGATCTGGGAAATGCATGCTGGGTG CACAAACACTTCACAGAGGACATTCAGACCAGACAGTACAGAGCTCTGGAGGTTCTGATTGGAGCAGAGTATGGACCACCTGCTGACATCTGGAGCACTGCCTGCAtg GCGTTTGAGTTGGCAACGGGAGACTACCTGTTTGAACCTCATTCAGGAGAAGATTACACCAGAGACGAAG ATCACATCGCTCACGTCATCGAGCTGCTCGGACCGATTCCTCTGCCCTTTGGTTTGTCTGGCAGGTACTCCAGAGAGTACTTCAACAGGCGAG GTGAGCTGCGTCACATCTCCAGCCTGAAGCCGTGGGGTCTGTTCGAGGTGCTGTTGGAGAAGTACGAGTGGCCGCTGGATCAGGCGGCTCAGTtcagtgacttcctgttgacCATGTTGGAGCTGCAGCCTGAAAGCAGAGCGACTGCAGCGCAGTGTCTGCAGCATGCATGGCtgcacacatag